In one Saccharibacillus brassicae genomic region, the following are encoded:
- a CDS encoding potassium channel family protein — MGTQQFVVIGLGRFGMSLGMELIELGYEVMGVDRSEEVVEEVGGRFTYAAVADATDEEMLRSLGIRNFDCGIVAIGENMQTSILAAILLKELGVKKVVAKAITVLHGRALEKIGVDQVIFPERDMGIRVAHQLVTPNLLDYIKLSDDYSIVEMRVPTCLNSRTVADLNSRSRFGCTIVALRTEAGVTIAPTALDRMHEGDVMVIAGPNDRIEQFEREVVNIEE; from the coding sequence TTGGGCACACAACAATTCGTAGTGATCGGACTGGGGCGCTTCGGCATGAGCCTCGGCATGGAACTGATCGAGCTCGGGTATGAAGTCATGGGCGTCGACCGCAGCGAGGAAGTGGTCGAAGAAGTCGGCGGCCGCTTCACGTATGCGGCGGTTGCGGACGCGACGGACGAAGAAATGCTGCGTTCGCTCGGCATTCGCAATTTCGACTGCGGCATCGTCGCGATCGGGGAGAATATGCAGACGAGCATCCTGGCCGCGATTCTGCTCAAGGAACTCGGCGTCAAAAAGGTGGTCGCCAAAGCGATCACCGTCCTGCACGGGCGGGCGCTGGAGAAGATCGGCGTCGACCAGGTCATTTTCCCGGAGCGCGATATGGGCATCCGCGTGGCGCACCAGCTCGTGACGCCGAACCTGCTCGATTACATCAAGCTGTCGGACGATTATTCGATCGTGGAGATGCGGGTGCCGACCTGCCTGAATTCGCGTACGGTGGCGGACCTGAATTCGCGCAGCCGCTTCGGCTGCACGATCGTGGCGCTGCGTACCGAAGCCGGCGTGACGATCGCGCCGACGGCGCTCGACCGGATGCACGAAGGGGACGTGATGGTCATCGCGGGCCCGAACGACCGGATCGAGCAGTTCGAGCGCGAAGTGGTCAATATCGAAGAATAA
- the sdhA gene encoding succinate dehydrogenase flavoprotein subunit, whose translation MAKSGLIIVGGGLAGLMATVKAAEAGVPVQLFSVVPVKRSHSVCAQGGINGAVNTKGEGDSPWLHFDDTVYGGDFLANQPPVKAMCDAAPGIIHLMDRMGVMFNRTPEGLLDFRRFGGTKFHRTAFAGATTGQQLLYALDEQVRRYEAAGLVTKYENWEFLGAVLDDEGVCRGVSSQNLRTMEIQTFVADAVILATGGPGIIFGKTTNSVINTGTAASAVYQQGVHYANGEFIQIHPTAIPGDDKLRLMSESARGEGGRIWTYKDGKPWYFLEEKYPSYGNLVPRDIATREIFNVCVDQKLGINGENMVYLDLSHKDPKELDVKLGGIIEIYEKFMGDDPRKIPMKIFPAVHYSMGGMWVDYNQMTNIPGLFAAGECEYQYHGANRLGANSLVSAIYGGMIAGPKAVEYIKGLKKSAADLSSSLFDASTAKHQGNYNRLLGMDGGTENSYVLHRELGEWMTDNMTVVRYNDKLEQTINKIKELKQRYGKINMMDTAKWNNSSVAFTRQLWNMLELSEAMTKGALLRNESRGAHYKPDFPVRNDEEFLKTTKAAWTPDGPSISYEEVDVSLIPPRVRDYSKD comes from the coding sequence ATGGCAAAATCCGGACTTATTATCGTCGGCGGAGGGCTTGCGGGTCTCATGGCAACCGTCAAAGCGGCCGAAGCCGGCGTTCCCGTACAGTTATTCTCCGTCGTTCCCGTCAAGCGTTCGCACTCCGTGTGCGCGCAGGGCGGCATCAACGGCGCGGTTAATACAAAAGGCGAGGGCGACTCGCCGTGGCTCCATTTTGACGATACCGTCTACGGCGGAGACTTTCTCGCCAACCAGCCTCCGGTCAAAGCGATGTGCGACGCCGCTCCCGGCATCATCCACCTGATGGACCGGATGGGCGTCATGTTCAACCGCACGCCGGAAGGCCTGCTCGATTTCCGCCGCTTCGGCGGCACGAAGTTCCACCGCACGGCGTTCGCCGGCGCGACGACGGGCCAGCAGCTGCTGTACGCCCTCGACGAGCAGGTACGCCGTTACGAGGCCGCCGGCCTCGTGACCAAGTACGAGAACTGGGAATTCCTCGGCGCGGTACTGGACGACGAAGGCGTATGCCGCGGCGTCAGCTCGCAGAACCTGCGCACGATGGAGATTCAGACGTTCGTCGCGGACGCCGTCATCCTGGCGACCGGCGGACCCGGCATCATTTTCGGCAAAACGACCAACTCGGTCATCAATACCGGTACCGCGGCCAGCGCCGTATACCAGCAGGGCGTTCATTACGCGAACGGCGAATTCATCCAGATTCACCCGACAGCCATTCCCGGCGACGACAAGCTGCGCCTCATGTCCGAATCGGCGCGCGGCGAAGGCGGCCGGATCTGGACGTACAAGGACGGCAAGCCGTGGTATTTCCTCGAAGAGAAATATCCGTCTTACGGCAACCTCGTTCCGCGCGACATCGCGACGCGCGAAATCTTCAATGTCTGCGTAGACCAGAAGCTCGGCATCAACGGCGAGAACATGGTCTATCTGGATCTGTCGCACAAGGACCCGAAAGAACTCGACGTCAAACTCGGCGGCATTATCGAGATCTACGAGAAGTTCATGGGCGACGATCCGCGCAAAATCCCGATGAAAATCTTCCCGGCCGTACATTATTCGATGGGCGGCATGTGGGTCGACTATAACCAGATGACGAATATTCCGGGCCTGTTCGCGGCCGGCGAATGCGAATACCAGTACCACGGTGCGAACCGTCTCGGCGCCAACTCGCTCGTCTCGGCGATCTACGGCGGCATGATTGCCGGCCCGAAAGCGGTCGAGTATATCAAAGGCCTCAAGAAATCGGCGGCCGATCTGTCGAGCTCGTTGTTCGACGCCAGCACAGCCAAGCACCAGGGCAATTACAACCGACTGCTCGGCATGGACGGCGGTACGGAGAACTCGTACGTGCTGCACCGCGAACTGGGCGAGTGGATGACCGACAACATGACGGTCGTGCGCTACAACGACAAGTTGGAGCAGACGATTAACAAGATCAAGGAACTGAAGCAGCGCTACGGCAAGATCAACATGATGGATACGGCCAAATGGAACAATTCCAGCGTAGCCTTCACCCGTCAGCTCTGGAACATGCTGGAGCTGTCCGAAGCCATGACCAAAGGCGCGCTTCTGCGCAACGAAAGCCGCGGCGCGCACTACAAACCGGACTTCCCGGTACGTAACGACGAAGAGTTCCTGAAGACGACCAAAGCGGCCTGGACGCCGGACGGCCCGAGTATTTCCTACGAGGAAGTCGACGTGTCCCTGATCCCGCCCCGCGTCCGTGATTACTCGAAAGATTAA
- the mnhG gene encoding monovalent cation/H(+) antiporter subunit G: protein MATIVEWISALLALAGAVFCAISAFGLIRLPDVYLRSHAATKSAALGVLFILGGAFVYFWAADGEIDVKLLLAIVFVFLTSPVAGHLNGRAAYRSGVKMWTGSVRDDFKDVLEQAGTPAPDTTLEKEGPKRP, encoded by the coding sequence ATGGCGACGATCGTTGAATGGATATCCGCCCTGCTGGCGCTGGCCGGAGCTGTGTTCTGCGCGATCAGCGCGTTCGGCCTGATCCGTCTGCCCGACGTGTATCTCCGCTCGCATGCGGCGACCAAAAGCGCGGCGCTCGGCGTACTGTTCATCTTGGGCGGCGCTTTTGTGTACTTCTGGGCGGCGGACGGCGAGATCGACGTGAAGCTGCTGCTCGCGATCGTGTTCGTGTTCCTCACGTCCCCGGTAGCCGGGCATCTGAACGGGCGCGCGGCCTATCGTTCCGGCGTCAAGATGTGGACCGGCAGCGTGCGGGACGATTTCAAGGACGTGCTGGAGCAGGCGGGCACTCCCGCGCCGGACACCACTTTGGAAAAAGAAGGGCCGAAACGGCCTTGA
- a CDS encoding succinate dehydrogenase cytochrome b558 subunit yields MKGYYARKVHSLLGVVPLSFFILTHAITNFGAYEGGDQGFRDSVSRINDLPLVIFLEIFVIWLPLLFHGVYGLYIAYQAQPNLGHFKTERNWRFVLQRISGVVAFVFIIWHVYTTRLQILFGNATHDDLGGIMHELVTQPGFFVFFTIGVIATTFHFANGVWAFLVSWGITVGPRAQRISSYICMGLFVVVTALFMLSLFAFRDDQFANTAQVLTTLKTMIG; encoded by the coding sequence ATGAAAGGTTACTACGCCAGAAAGGTACACTCATTATTGGGGGTTGTTCCGCTAAGCTTTTTCATCCTCACTCACGCGATTACCAATTTCGGGGCGTATGAAGGCGGAGATCAAGGGTTTCGGGACTCGGTAAGCAGAATCAACGATCTACCGCTTGTTATTTTCCTTGAAATATTTGTAATTTGGCTTCCGCTGCTCTTTCACGGCGTGTACGGACTTTACATCGCTTATCAAGCGCAGCCCAATCTCGGACATTTCAAGACCGAGCGCAACTGGCGCTTCGTGCTGCAGCGGATCAGCGGCGTAGTCGCTTTCGTATTCATCATTTGGCATGTGTACACGACCCGTTTACAGATCCTTTTCGGCAATGCGACTCATGACGATCTCGGCGGCATAATGCATGAACTGGTTACGCAGCCCGGTTTCTTCGTTTTCTTCACGATCGGAGTCATTGCAACGACTTTCCACTTCGCCAACGGCGTATGGGCGTTCCTGGTCAGCTGGGGCATTACGGTCGGTCCGCGCGCACAGCGCATCTCTTCTTACATTTGCATGGGTCTGTTCGTAGTCGTGACGGCCCTGTTCATGCTGTCGCTGTTCGCTTTCCGCGATGATCAGTTCGCGAACACGGCACAAGTATTGACGACTTTGAAAACAATGATCGGTTAA
- the sdhB gene encoding succinate dehydrogenase iron-sulfur subunit, producing the protein MADTPTVPQPTQNTARKVKFVITRQDTPEGKPYAEEFDLPYRPGMNVISALMEIQRNPVNANGGSTAPVCWESNCLEEVCGACSMVINGKPRQACSALVDQLEQPIRVAPMATFPVVRDLVIDRSRMFNALKKVKAWIPIDGTYDLGAGPRMPEKKRQWAYELSKCMTCGVCLEACPNVNDKTDFIGPAALSQVRLFNAHPTGEMNADDRLDTLMEGTDGIEGCGNSQNCVRACPKGIPLTTSIAELNKQTTKRMFKRWFAQ; encoded by the coding sequence ATGGCGGATACACCAACCGTGCCACAACCAACTCAGAATACAGCCAGAAAAGTCAAATTTGTGATCACCCGTCAGGATACGCCGGAAGGCAAGCCTTACGCCGAAGAATTTGACCTGCCTTACCGTCCGGGCATGAACGTTATCAGCGCCCTGATGGAGATCCAGCGCAATCCGGTCAACGCGAACGGCGGCTCCACGGCACCCGTGTGCTGGGAATCGAACTGTCTGGAAGAAGTGTGCGGAGCCTGCTCGATGGTCATCAACGGCAAGCCGCGCCAGGCCTGTTCGGCGCTCGTCGATCAGCTGGAACAGCCGATCCGCGTCGCTCCGATGGCGACCTTCCCGGTCGTGCGCGACCTCGTCATCGACCGCAGCCGGATGTTCAACGCGCTGAAGAAAGTCAAAGCATGGATTCCGATCGACGGCACTTACGATCTCGGCGCGGGACCCCGCATGCCGGAGAAGAAGCGCCAATGGGCGTACGAACTGTCCAAGTGCATGACTTGCGGCGTCTGCCTGGAAGCCTGCCCGAACGTCAACGACAAGACGGACTTCATCGGTCCGGCGGCCCTGTCGCAGGTTCGCCTGTTCAACGCCCACCCGACGGGCGAGATGAACGCCGACGACCGTCTCGACACGCTGATGGAAGGCACGGACGGCATCGAAGGCTGCGGCAACTCGCAGAACTGCGTACGCGCCTGCCCGAAAGGCATTCCGCTGACGACTTCGATCGCCGAGCTGAACAAGCAGACGACGAAGCGCATGTTCAAACGCTGGTTTGCGCAGTAA
- a CDS encoding carbohydrate ABC transporter permease, producing the protein MIRDRTWGSRLTDIGLLVILIAITLSCVLPIWYTLALSLSSNSAAASGQVWLWPVGFNLNAYAQILKDGQFFGSFWISVQRVVLGAALNFVVVLLMAYPLSRSSRQFRARGPLMWILVFCMLFNGGLIPLYLTVKELGMLNSIWALVLVGGAQTLVFNVILTVNFFRNLPKELDEAALVDGAGPWYSLIKIYLPLAVPVLATITLFSIVYHWNEFLYGLIFMTREQYYPLQTYIQQMVVSVDPATMSEDQYRRLSELSNRTLDAAKIFVAMLPVMIVYPFLQRYFIHGITLGSVKE; encoded by the coding sequence ATGATTCGGGACAGAACCTGGGGGTCGCGCCTCACGGATATCGGGCTGTTGGTCATCCTGATCGCAATCACCCTAAGCTGCGTGCTGCCGATCTGGTACACGCTGGCGCTGTCGCTCAGCTCGAATTCGGCGGCCGCTTCCGGACAAGTCTGGCTGTGGCCGGTCGGCTTCAACCTGAATGCTTACGCGCAAATTTTGAAAGACGGACAATTTTTCGGCTCCTTCTGGATCTCGGTCCAGCGCGTCGTGCTCGGAGCCGCGCTCAATTTCGTCGTCGTGCTGCTCATGGCTTATCCGCTCTCGCGCAGTTCGCGGCAGTTCCGGGCCCGGGGCCCGCTGATGTGGATTCTCGTCTTCTGCATGCTGTTCAACGGCGGCCTGATCCCTCTCTACCTGACCGTCAAAGAGCTGGGCATGCTGAACAGCATCTGGGCGCTCGTGCTCGTGGGAGGCGCGCAGACGCTCGTGTTCAACGTCATTTTGACCGTCAACTTCTTCCGGAATCTGCCCAAGGAACTGGACGAAGCAGCGTTGGTCGACGGAGCGGGTCCCTGGTATTCGCTGATCAAAATCTATTTGCCGCTGGCGGTGCCCGTGCTGGCCACCATCACCTTGTTCAGTATCGTATACCATTGGAACGAGTTTCTGTACGGACTGATCTTCATGACGCGCGAGCAGTATTATCCGCTTCAGACTTATATTCAGCAGATGGTTGTCTCCGTCGACCCGGCTACCATGAGCGAAGACCAGTACCGCAGGCTGTCGGAATTGTCCAACCGGACGCTCGACGCCGCCAAGATCTTCGTGGCCATGCTCCCGGTCATGATCGTGTATCCTTTTTTGCAGCGTTACTTCATTCACGGCATCACGCTCGGTTCGGTCAAGGAATAA
- a CDS encoding ABC transporter permease produces the protein MRIKGFDKHYYLMLLPGYLWLIVFSIVPMFGIAISFQYFNPGKGIFGSDWAGLEHFRYMFVLKDTREVFVNTLIIAVLKIVTNLVVPLVFALMLNELRQMILKRWIQTVVYLPHFLSWVILGGIVLDIFSYNGPINQLGALLGFEPVLFFAQAELFPWLVVGSDVWKEFGFNTIIYLAALTGINPALYEAAGMDGASRWRSLWHITLPGIRTTVVLLAVLSLGNVLNAGFDQIFNLYNPLVYSTGDIIDTWVYRTGLLNLQYELATAVGLLKSVIGFILISVSYYLAYRLIHYRIF, from the coding sequence ATGCGGATCAAAGGCTTCGACAAACACTATTATCTGATGCTGCTGCCCGGCTATCTATGGCTGATCGTGTTCAGCATCGTTCCGATGTTCGGAATCGCGATTTCTTTTCAATATTTCAATCCCGGCAAAGGCATATTCGGCTCGGATTGGGCCGGGCTGGAACATTTCCGCTACATGTTCGTGCTGAAGGACACCCGCGAAGTCTTCGTGAACACGCTCATTATCGCGGTACTCAAAATCGTCACCAATCTCGTCGTGCCGCTGGTGTTCGCGCTCATGCTCAACGAGCTGCGCCAAATGATTCTCAAACGCTGGATTCAGACGGTCGTGTACCTTCCCCACTTCCTCTCCTGGGTCATCCTCGGCGGCATCGTACTGGACATTTTCTCGTACAACGGTCCGATCAATCAGCTCGGAGCACTGCTCGGTTTTGAGCCCGTGCTGTTTTTCGCCCAAGCGGAGCTGTTTCCGTGGCTGGTCGTCGGCAGCGACGTCTGGAAAGAGTTCGGATTCAATACCATCATCTATCTGGCGGCGCTTACGGGCATCAATCCCGCCTTATACGAAGCGGCCGGCATGGACGGCGCGAGCCGCTGGCGCAGCTTATGGCATATCACTTTGCCCGGCATTCGCACCACCGTCGTCCTGTTGGCCGTCCTCAGCCTCGGCAACGTGCTGAACGCCGGCTTCGACCAGATTTTCAATCTGTACAATCCGCTCGTCTACTCGACCGGCGACATTATCGACACCTGGGTCTACCGGACCGGCCTGCTCAATCTGCAGTACGAACTGGCGACCGCCGTCGGGCTGCTCAAGTCCGTCATCGGCTTCATTCTGATCAGCGTCTCGTATTATCTGGCTTATCGGCTGATCCATTATCGGATTTTCTAA
- a CDS encoding TrkH family potassium uptake protein translates to MAMAVPKLRFAPPQILAIGYAVLVLLGTLLLRLPAANHTGQPLPLIDAFFTATSAVCVTGLVVVDTGTFFNAFGQTVIIVLIQIGGLGFMTMATLFALVFQRRLSLRDRLLLQEAMNQGSVEGIVRLIRRVIYYSLAIEAVGALLFAIRLAFDMPLGRALYFGIFHSVSFFNNAGFDIFGDFRSLTDYADDPVMNLVSVGLIVSGGLGFIVLSDLADYRHKKKLSMHSKVVLSTTGLLILFGAVIILLFEWGNPGTLGGMDWGGRLWGALLQSVTPRTAGINSVDLTQLHQATHFLLLILMFIGASPGSTGGGIKTTTFAVTIGAMIAMMRGHEDVVFFRQRLARERILKALTIILLALALVIGVAMLLSATEGHDFMVVLFETTSAFGTVGLSLGLTPELSTFGKIMIALTMFAGRVGLLTLVYALKPRKTSEKFRYPEGKIIIG, encoded by the coding sequence ATGGCAATGGCGGTTCCCAAATTAAGATTCGCTCCGCCGCAAATTTTGGCGATCGGCTATGCGGTGCTGGTCCTGCTCGGCACGCTGCTGCTGAGGCTTCCGGCGGCCAACCACACCGGGCAGCCGCTGCCGCTGATCGACGCCTTTTTCACCGCGACGTCCGCCGTCTGCGTGACGGGGCTCGTCGTGGTCGATACCGGCACGTTTTTCAATGCGTTCGGCCAGACGGTCATTATCGTCTTGATTCAGATCGGCGGCCTCGGCTTCATGACGATGGCCACGCTGTTCGCGCTGGTGTTCCAGCGCCGCCTCTCGCTGCGCGACCGCCTGCTGCTGCAGGAAGCGATGAACCAGGGCTCGGTCGAAGGCATCGTGCGGCTGATCCGGCGGGTCATTTATTATTCCCTGGCGATCGAGGCGGTCGGGGCGCTGCTGTTCGCGATTCGGCTCGCTTTCGACATGCCGCTCGGCCGGGCGCTGTATTTCGGCATTTTTCATTCGGTTTCTTTTTTCAACAATGCGGGCTTCGATATCTTCGGCGATTTCCGCAGCCTGACCGATTACGCGGACGACCCGGTCATGAACCTCGTCTCGGTGGGGTTGATCGTAAGCGGCGGCCTCGGGTTCATCGTCTTGTCCGATCTGGCCGATTACCGGCACAAAAAGAAGCTGTCGATGCACTCCAAAGTCGTCCTGTCCACGACGGGGCTGCTCATTCTGTTCGGAGCCGTCATTATCCTGCTGTTCGAATGGGGCAATCCGGGCACGCTTGGCGGCATGGACTGGGGAGGCCGGCTGTGGGGCGCGCTGCTGCAATCCGTCACTCCGCGCACGGCGGGCATCAATTCCGTGGATCTTACCCAGCTGCACCAGGCGACGCATTTCCTGCTGCTGATCCTGATGTTTATCGGCGCTTCGCCGGGATCGACAGGCGGCGGGATCAAGACGACCACGTTCGCGGTGACGATCGGCGCCATGATCGCGATGATGCGCGGACATGAAGACGTCGTCTTTTTCCGGCAGCGTCTGGCCCGCGAACGTATCCTCAAAGCGCTGACGATCATTCTGCTCGCGCTTGCGCTCGTAATCGGCGTCGCCATGCTGCTGTCCGCGACGGAAGGGCATGATTTCATGGTGGTGCTGTTCGAGACGACTTCGGCGTTCGGTACGGTCGGCTTGTCGCTGGGGCTGACGCCCGAGCTGTCGACGTTCGGCAAAATCATGATCGCGCTGACGATGTTCGCCGGCCGGGTCGGCCTGCTGACGCTCGTGTACGCGCTCAAGCCGAGAAAAACGTCCGAGAAATTCCGGTATCCCGAAGGCAAAATTATTATTGGTTAA
- a CDS encoding CPBP family intramembrane glutamic endopeptidase, with protein sequence MTDPQQRILRVNYKRLGLAAAIALVVYFLFNFTTLFQSDMTQQEAYSLISEQQAAAAATTFAADELGISAPLGSPTVSYRSDSDLYGYLSREGLTGEYDASYAERFPYEMFRVAYEYDESGIERKLSIDVGAQSGRVVAFNDLPANYAEQLTEANVPPAPLEDQTLLAEDKEKIALPLLQKLGLDPAELERTSADDDFGLAYTSSSAKVGESVLNVNATFEDEQVASIRANFSVPASYTSYVNEQKSWAEIMTYGGYMLLTFVLGVLAIIYAFVLKRHASFTRGLFLSLFYYAVSVFSVWNSRPYFEGANYSDFMFIVTLLLQIVLGFFMAASLYFSFVAGDAMWRSQGRNMWARRGEPAYGRHVWESVKTGYLWALILLAVQAVLFFVLERTLGVFSTTDDSQSTYNMMYPWLFPILAWMAGISEEAIYRLFGIPMVKKIVRSTVLASIITSLIWALGHTLYPIYPVITRPIELLFLGLLFSFIFLRYGYITAMFAHVVFDSILMGLSLIFMGTATYVVVGIVSIVMPAIVALVIYLIYRKDKPRPADGTPPGGRGLPEREAERPQPQPALPADEDAARRTPGWSLSKDDRPPSI encoded by the coding sequence ATGACAGACCCGCAGCAGCGCATTTTGCGCGTGAATTACAAAAGACTCGGCCTGGCCGCGGCCATCGCGCTGGTCGTTTATTTCCTCTTCAACTTCACGACCTTGTTCCAGAGCGACATGACCCAGCAGGAAGCCTACTCGCTGATCAGCGAGCAGCAGGCGGCAGCGGCCGCGACGACGTTCGCTGCCGACGAGCTTGGCATCTCCGCGCCGCTCGGCAGTCCTACGGTCAGCTATCGCAGCGACTCGGACCTGTACGGCTACCTGTCCCGCGAAGGGCTGACCGGCGAGTACGACGCGAGCTACGCCGAGCGTTTCCCGTACGAGATGTTCCGCGTCGCTTACGAGTACGACGAAAGCGGCATCGAGCGCAAGCTCTCGATCGACGTGGGCGCGCAGTCCGGCCGGGTCGTCGCTTTCAACGATCTGCCGGCCAATTACGCCGAGCAGCTGACGGAAGCGAACGTGCCGCCGGCACCGCTCGAAGACCAGACGCTGCTGGCCGAAGACAAAGAGAAGATCGCCCTGCCGCTCCTGCAGAAGCTCGGCCTGGACCCGGCGGAGCTTGAGCGCACTTCCGCCGACGACGATTTCGGCCTCGCCTATACGTCTTCTTCCGCCAAAGTCGGCGAAAGCGTGCTGAACGTCAACGCGACGTTCGAAGACGAACAAGTCGCTTCGATCCGGGCGAACTTCAGCGTGCCGGCTTCGTACACGTCGTACGTCAACGAACAGAAAAGCTGGGCGGAGATCATGACCTACGGCGGCTACATGCTGCTCACGTTCGTGCTGGGCGTGCTCGCCATCATCTACGCCTTCGTGCTGAAACGACATGCTTCGTTCACCCGCGGCCTGTTCCTGTCGCTGTTCTATTACGCGGTATCGGTCTTCTCCGTATGGAACTCGCGTCCGTACTTCGAAGGCGCGAACTATTCCGACTTCATGTTCATCGTGACGCTCCTGCTTCAGATCGTTCTCGGCTTCTTCATGGCGGCGTCGCTGTATTTCTCGTTCGTCGCCGGAGACGCCATGTGGCGCAGCCAGGGACGCAATATGTGGGCGCGCCGCGGGGAACCCGCTTACGGACGCCATGTCTGGGAATCGGTCAAGACCGGCTATCTGTGGGCGCTGATCCTGCTCGCGGTACAGGCCGTGCTCTTCTTCGTGCTCGAACGCACGCTTGGCGTGTTCTCGACGACCGACGATTCCCAGTCCACGTACAATATGATGTATCCGTGGCTGTTCCCGATTCTGGCCTGGATGGCCGGCATCTCCGAAGAAGCGATCTACCGGCTGTTCGGTATTCCGATGGTCAAAAAGATCGTGCGCAGCACCGTGCTGGCCAGTATCATCACTTCGCTCATCTGGGCGCTGGGCCACACGCTGTACCCGATCTATCCCGTCATCACGCGGCCGATCGAGCTGCTGTTCCTCGGCCTGCTGTTCAGCTTCATCTTCCTGCGCTACGGCTATATTACGGCCATGTTCGCGCACGTCGTGTTCGACAGCATCCTGATGGGACTCAGCCTGATCTTCATGGGCACGGCGACTTACGTCGTCGTGGGCATCGTCTCGATCGTGATGCCGGCGATCGTCGCTCTGGTCATCTACCTGATCTACCGCAAAGACAAGCCGCGTCCCGCGGACGGCACTCCGCCGGGCGGACGCGGCCTGCCGGAGCGGGAAGCGGAACGTCCGCAGCCTCAGCCGGCCCTGCCGGCCGACGAAGATGCGGCGCGCCGTACGCCGGGCTGGTCGCTCTCCAAAGACGACCGTCCGCCTTCCATTTAA
- a CDS encoding aminoglycoside N(3)-acetyltransferase, protein MIVEKPYTRTSVAEEARALGVQPGSVLLVHSSLKAIGGWIAGGAEAVVLGLEDALGEDGTLVMPTQSSNLTDPAIWMNPPLDSRWWDLVRAEMPLYDPDLTLTSGMGAVPETFRKQRGTRRSGHPHVSFAARGPQADAITARHPLAYGLGEESPLGRLYELDASVLMLGTGYDKNTSFHLGEYRADYRGKKELRPTAKVQGADGPEWVKFSDINFDSSDFERIGGDFEAEKGAEIRRGRIGRAECRLVRQRSLVDYAARWLELYR, encoded by the coding sequence ATGATTGTGGAGAAACCGTATACCCGCACATCGGTTGCGGAAGAAGCGCGTGCGCTCGGCGTGCAGCCGGGCAGCGTGCTGCTGGTGCATTCGTCGCTCAAAGCGATCGGAGGCTGGATCGCCGGCGGAGCGGAAGCCGTCGTACTCGGACTGGAAGACGCGCTCGGCGAAGACGGAACGCTCGTCATGCCGACGCAGTCGTCGAACCTGACCGATCCGGCGATCTGGATGAATCCGCCGCTCGATTCCCGGTGGTGGGATCTGGTGCGGGCGGAGATGCCGCTGTACGACCCCGACCTGACGCTTACGAGCGGCATGGGGGCCGTGCCCGAAACGTTCCGCAAACAGCGCGGTACGCGGCGCAGCGGCCATCCGCACGTATCTTTTGCGGCCCGCGGGCCGCAGGCGGACGCCATTACCGCTCGGCATCCGCTGGCGTACGGGCTGGGCGAGGAATCGCCGCTCGGCCGCCTGTACGAGCTGGACGCGTCCGTGCTTATGCTGGGCACCGGATACGACAAGAATACGTCGTTTCATCTAGGCGAGTACCGGGCCGACTACCGGGGCAAAAAAGAACTGCGGCCGACGGCCAAAGTTCAGGGAGCCGACGGACCGGAATGGGTGAAGTTTTCCGATATCAACTTCGATTCGTCCGATTTCGAGCGGATCGGCGGCGACTTCGAAGCGGAGAAAGGCGCGGAAATTCGGCGCGGACGGATCGGACGCGCCGAGTGCCGGCTGGTTCGCCAGCGGAGCCTGGTCGATTACGCCGCGCGCTGGCTGGAATTGTATCGCTGA
- a CDS encoding GNAT family N-acetyltransferase → MADKERIAGSLPDWLPIRTDRLELRILTKEDIRSWSRSADDTEVNRYLASAGRTFGVGNPDRVYRQIEESYRSLSALHLGVFLHGGTDIIGLCSFQRWDARGGKAELGFALSHEYWGKGYATEAADAMAAFGFEHLELERIQARCFVKNGASLRVLEKIGMERQHRPEFGFGVKRRDDELGIVVFTLTREKLEAEA, encoded by the coding sequence ATGGCGGACAAAGAAAGAATCGCCGGCAGCCTGCCGGACTGGCTGCCGATCCGGACGGATCGGCTTGAGCTGCGCATTTTGACCAAAGAAGACATTCGCAGTTGGAGCCGCAGCGCGGACGATACCGAAGTGAACCGGTATCTCGCTTCGGCGGGACGCACGTTCGGCGTCGGCAATCCGGATCGCGTATACCGGCAGATCGAAGAATCGTATCGAAGCCTGAGCGCGCTGCATTTGGGCGTCTTCCTGCACGGCGGCACGGACATCATCGGGCTGTGCTCGTTCCAGCGCTGGGACGCCCGGGGCGGCAAAGCGGAGCTCGGTTTCGCGCTGTCGCACGAATACTGGGGCAAAGGGTATGCGACCGAAGCGGCGGACGCGATGGCGGCTTTCGGGTTCGAGCATCTGGAACTGGAGCGGATTCAGGCGCGCTGCTTCGTCAAGAACGGCGCGTCGCTGCGCGTGCTGGAGAAGATCGGCATGGAACGCCAGCACCGGCCGGAATTCGGTTTCGGCGTGAAGCGCCGCGACGACGAGCTGGGTATCGTCGTGTTCACGCTGACGCGCGAAAAGCTGGAAGCGGAAGCCTGA